One genomic window of Streptomonospora nanhaiensis includes the following:
- a CDS encoding epoxide hydrolase family protein, with protein MSTPHAFPLKPVPIHVPDEVLDDLRTRLSATRPPLDEGNEDWSYGVPAGYLRELVAYWRDGYDWRKAEAAINAYEHYQVSVDGVPVHFMRKPGSGPRPIPLILTHGWPWTFWHWSKVIDPLADPAAFGGDPADAFDVIVPSLPGFGFPGPLTGFPDVNFWKVSDLWHTLMTQTLGYERYAAGGCDIGGIVTSQLGHKYADELYGIHIGSGLPLDFFTGPRAWDFARNRPLTDDQPAEIRARIIEMDHRSAAHLTVHMLDGATLAHALSDSPAGLLAWLLERWRSWSDNGGDVESVFTKDDMLTHATIYWVNNSIATSMRYYANANRYPWEPSHDRTPVVQAPVGLTFVTYENPPGIHTAAERVAAFKNGPQGAWFNHVNVNAHDHGGHFIPWENPEAWVSDLRRTFHGRRP; from the coding sequence ATGAGCACGCCACACGCCTTCCCGCTGAAGCCCGTTCCGATCCACGTGCCCGACGAGGTCCTCGACGACCTGCGCACCCGCCTGTCGGCGACCCGCCCGCCGCTGGACGAGGGCAACGAGGACTGGTCCTACGGGGTTCCCGCCGGCTACCTGCGCGAACTGGTCGCCTACTGGCGGGACGGCTACGACTGGCGCAAGGCCGAGGCCGCCATCAACGCCTACGAGCACTACCAGGTGAGCGTCGACGGCGTCCCGGTGCACTTCATGCGCAAGCCTGGCAGCGGCCCCCGGCCGATCCCGCTGATCCTCACCCACGGCTGGCCGTGGACGTTCTGGCACTGGTCGAAGGTGATCGACCCGCTTGCCGACCCGGCCGCGTTCGGCGGCGACCCCGCCGACGCCTTCGACGTCATCGTGCCGTCGCTGCCCGGCTTCGGGTTCCCCGGCCCGCTCACCGGCTTCCCCGACGTCAACTTCTGGAAGGTCTCCGACCTCTGGCACACCCTGATGACCCAGACCCTGGGGTATGAGAGGTACGCCGCCGGGGGCTGCGACATCGGGGGGATCGTCACCAGCCAGCTCGGCCACAAGTACGCCGACGAGCTGTACGGGATCCACATCGGCTCCGGGCTGCCGCTCGACTTCTTCACCGGCCCCCGCGCCTGGGACTTCGCCCGCAACCGCCCGCTGACCGACGACCAGCCCGCCGAGATCCGCGCCCGGATCATCGAGATGGACCACCGCTCGGCGGCGCACCTCACCGTGCACATGCTCGACGGCGCCACCCTGGCCCACGCGCTGAGCGACTCGCCCGCCGGCCTGCTCGCCTGGCTGCTGGAGCGCTGGCGCTCCTGGAGCGACAACGGCGGCGACGTCGAGTCGGTCTTCACCAAGGACGACATGCTCACCCACGCCACGATCTACTGGGTGAACAACTCCATCGCCACGTCGATGCGCTACTACGCCAACGCCAACCGCTACCCCTGGGAGCCCTCCCACGACCGCACCCCGGTCGTGCAGGCCCCCGTCGGCCTCACCTTCGTCACCTACGAGAACCCGCCCGGCATCCACACCGCCGCCGAGCGCGTCGCGGCGTTCAAGAACGGCCCGCAGGGCGCCTGGTTCAACCACGTCAACGTCAACGCCCACGACCACGGCGGCCACTTCATCCCGTGGGAGAACCCCGAGGCGTGGGTGAGCGACCTGCGCCGCACCTTCCACGGCCGCCGGCCCTGA
- a CDS encoding RNA polymerase sigma factor: MRVLYLIFNEGYTATADDRLARVDLTREAIRLTRMLHAALADDPEATGLLALMLLTESRRAARTADGDLVPLDEQDRTMWDRDLIAEGTALIDGVWNRGQAGPYQLQAAIAAVHAAASTPDQTDWAQIAVLYLWLERLTPTAPVRLSRVVAVAHAHGPARGLALLDDLNQRHHLDRHPLTRQREHAVRAHLLQMTGDTARAAALYRQAADLTANRVEQRYLLGRAGDLA; this comes from the coding sequence ATGCGGGTGCTGTACCTGATCTTCAACGAGGGCTACACCGCCACCGCCGACGACCGGCTCGCCCGCGTCGACCTGACCCGCGAGGCCATCCGGCTGACCCGCATGCTCCACGCCGCGCTCGCCGACGACCCCGAGGCGACCGGGCTGCTCGCGCTGATGCTGCTCACCGAGTCCCGGCGCGCCGCCCGTACCGCCGACGGTGACCTGGTCCCCCTGGACGAGCAGGACCGCACCATGTGGGACCGGGACCTGATCGCGGAGGGCACCGCTCTCATCGACGGAGTCTGGAACCGCGGCCAGGCGGGCCCCTACCAACTCCAGGCCGCGATCGCCGCCGTTCACGCCGCGGCCTCCACACCCGACCAGACCGACTGGGCCCAGATCGCCGTGCTGTACCTGTGGCTCGAACGGCTCACCCCCACCGCGCCGGTCCGGCTCAGCCGTGTGGTGGCGGTGGCCCACGCCCACGGCCCGGCCCGCGGCCTGGCGCTCCTGGACGACCTCAACCAGCGCCACCACCTGGACCGGCACCCGCTCACGCGGCAGCGGGAGCACGCGGTCCGCGCCCACCTGCTCCAGATGACCGGAGACACCGCGCGGGCGGCCGCGCTCTACCGCCAGGCGGCCGACCTGACCGCGAACCGGGTGGAGCAGCGCTACCTCCTCGGCAGAGCCGGCGACCTGGCCTGA
- a CDS encoding sigma factor-like helix-turn-helix DNA-binding protein: MNRELEHLLRTEAPQVLGALVRRFGRFDIAEDAVQEALLAAGQTWPAEGIPENPRSWLIRVGYRRMVDLLRSDQARHRREQEVGAAELAMREPERRANPAPGTDDSLTLLLLCCHPALDATAQVALTLRAVGGLTTAEIARAHGTTEPTMGARISRAKQRLARASARFTPPTDADRAAASPP; encoded by the coding sequence ATGAACCGCGAGCTTGAGCACCTGCTGCGCACCGAGGCGCCGCAGGTGCTCGGCGCTCTGGTGCGCCGCTTCGGCCGGTTCGACATCGCCGAGGACGCGGTGCAGGAGGCGCTGCTGGCCGCCGGCCAGACCTGGCCGGCCGAGGGCATCCCGGAGAACCCGCGCAGCTGGCTCATCCGCGTCGGCTACCGGCGCATGGTCGACCTGCTCCGCTCCGACCAGGCCCGCCACCGCCGCGAGCAGGAGGTCGGAGCGGCCGAGCTGGCCATGCGGGAGCCCGAGCGCCGGGCCAACCCCGCACCCGGGACCGACGACAGCCTGACCCTGCTGCTGCTGTGCTGCCACCCCGCGCTGGACGCCACCGCACAGGTGGCACTCACGCTGCGCGCGGTGGGCGGCCTGACCACCGCCGAGATCGCCCGCGCCCACGGCACGACCGAGCCCACCATGGGGGCCCGGATCAGCCGCGCCAAGCAGCGGCTGGCCCGCGCCAGCGCCCGATTCACACCCCCCACCGACGCCGACCGCGCAGCCGCGTCGCCGCCGTGA
- a CDS encoding YciI family protein, translating to MKYLLLAYTPAAAWDAATAPSEEALAAFATYQRLERELLASGELVTTEGLGHPAVSTTVHRDGGRVVATDGPFAELKEVLASFAVIDVAGKERAVEIAARIVEALGEPIEVRPIMGEDFAA from the coding sequence GTGAAATACCTGCTACTCGCCTACACCCCGGCCGCCGCGTGGGACGCCGCGACCGCCCCTTCCGAGGAGGCGCTGGCCGCCTTCGCGACCTACCAGAGGCTGGAGCGGGAACTGCTCGCCTCCGGCGAGTTGGTCACCACCGAGGGCCTGGGGCACCCGGCGGTCAGCACCACCGTCCACCGCGACGGCGGCCGGGTGGTCGCCACCGACGGCCCCTTCGCCGAACTCAAGGAGGTCCTGGCCAGCTTCGCCGTGATCGACGTGGCCGGCAAGGAGCGCGCGGTCGAGATCGCCGCGCGCATCGTCGAGGCGCTCGGCGAACCGATCGAGGTCCGCCCGATCATGGGCGAGGACTTCGCGGCATGA
- a CDS encoding aminoglycoside phosphotransferase family protein: MVKAVEVPQTLAASYTRGFGEEGRAWIADLPRLAADMLDRWALKRDGAPGAGEASLVLPVLRADGTRAVLKLQMPREETAAALIGLRTWNGAGMVRLIDHDPQSGTMLLERLDAARTLASVEDDDAAMRILARLQARLVGVPAPPGLRGLGEIAADMLARVPAAVAALADPADRRMLRGWASVVADLADEPGDRMLHWDLHYGNVLAAHREPWLAIDPEPLAGDPGFDLWPALDSRWDDVVVKGGARRVVRRRFDLLTEVLGLDRARAVGWTLGRLLQNALWDVEDGATALEPSAVVIAEALPARGI; this comes from the coding sequence ATGGTCAAGGCGGTCGAGGTCCCGCAGACGCTGGCGGCGTCCTACACCCGAGGCTTCGGCGAGGAGGGCCGGGCCTGGATCGCCGACCTGCCGAGGCTCGCCGCGGACATGCTGGACCGCTGGGCGCTCAAACGCGACGGCGCGCCCGGCGCCGGGGAAGCCTCGCTGGTCCTGCCGGTGCTGCGCGCCGACGGCACGCGCGCGGTCCTCAAGCTGCAGATGCCCCGAGAGGAGACCGCCGCCGCGCTCATCGGGTTGCGCACCTGGAACGGCGCGGGCATGGTGCGGCTGATCGACCACGACCCCCAAAGCGGCACCATGCTCCTGGAGCGGCTGGACGCCGCCCGCACCCTGGCCTCGGTCGAGGACGACGACGCCGCGATGCGGATCCTCGCCAGGCTGCAGGCCCGGCTCGTCGGTGTGCCCGCGCCGCCGGGACTGCGCGGCCTCGGCGAGATCGCCGCGGACATGCTGGCACGGGTTCCCGCGGCCGTCGCGGCTCTGGCCGACCCGGCGGACCGGCGGATGCTGCGCGGCTGGGCGTCGGTGGTGGCCGACCTGGCCGATGAGCCCGGCGACCGCATGCTGCACTGGGACCTGCACTACGGCAACGTCCTCGCCGCCCACCGCGAACCGTGGCTGGCCATCGACCCCGAGCCGCTCGCCGGCGACCCCGGCTTCGATCTCTGGCCCGCTCTGGACAGCAGGTGGGACGACGTCGTCGTCAAGGGCGGCGCCCGGCGCGTGGTGCGGCGCCGCTTCGACCTGCTCACCGAGGTCCTCGGCCTGGACCGCGCACGCGCGGTCGGCTGGACGCTCGGGCGGCTGCTGCAGAACGCGCTGTGGGACGTCGAGGACGGCGCGACCGCACTGGAGCCGTCCGCCGTCGTGATCGCGGAGGCGCTGCCCGCCCGGGGGATCTAG
- a CDS encoding DUF998 domain-containing protein: MTATSAPATAAGTRVRAAAQASGRLLLAGALSGPLFFASAITQMLTREGFDITRHPISQLSTGDLGWIQILTFVLAGAGALALAVGTGRTLTEGTGRRALPVLVGVFGAGLVAAGVFTMDPENGFPVGTPGGPVEHMSWHGIAHSASAAVAFTALAVAAVVMTVRCARRRAPLPAVLNAAAALVLLAPMSPEYMSVQIAVNGLVAFTWTTVLAVALRRAS; this comes from the coding sequence ATGACCGCCACCTCTGCCCCCGCCACCGCCGCCGGCACTCGCGTCCGCGCGGCCGCTCAGGCCTCCGGGCGCCTGCTGCTGGCCGGAGCGCTGTCCGGGCCGCTCTTCTTCGCCTCGGCGATCACGCAGATGCTCACCCGCGAGGGCTTCGACATCACCCGGCACCCCATCAGCCAGCTGTCGACCGGCGACCTGGGGTGGATCCAGATCCTCACCTTCGTCCTCGCGGGAGCGGGGGCGCTGGCGCTGGCCGTCGGCACCGGGCGCACGCTCACCGAGGGGACCGGGCGGCGGGCGCTGCCTGTCCTGGTGGGCGTCTTCGGCGCCGGGCTGGTGGCGGCCGGGGTCTTCACCATGGACCCCGAGAACGGCTTCCCGGTCGGCACCCCTGGGGGACCGGTCGAGCACATGTCCTGGCACGGCATCGCGCACTCGGCGTCCGCCGCCGTGGCCTTCACCGCGCTGGCCGTCGCGGCCGTCGTGATGACCGTCCGCTGCGCCCGCCGCCGGGCACCGCTGCCCGCCGTGCTGAACGCCGCCGCCGCGCTCGTGCTGCTGGCGCCGATGTCGCCCGAGTACATGAGCGTCCAGATCGCCGTGAACGGCCTGGTCGCCTTCACCTGGACGACCGTCCTGGCGGTGGCGCTGCGGCGGGCCTCCTGA